The nucleotide sequence TTAAATATCGAAGAGAAATTAGTCAAAAAATAAGAAAAACCTGCTTTTCTGTAGAATAAATAAACAGACGGTAGATTTTATTAAAAATAGGGGTTGCGTGTGTTTGGATTTGCTCTATAATGCACATCCATCGGCGGTGATGTTAATTAAAACTTCTGATAAAACAGTAACTTAGTATGAAATGGTTGAGTTAGGTTTTAGAAAGGAAGTTTAAAAATAATTTACATTACATGTTGACTTTCATTTTAGAAAGCGTAATATAGCCGACCTAGCTTGATGCTGACGAAGCATGAAGACGATCATTAAGAGATTATGAAGAACAACTTGTGTGGATTTTTACCGGTTGATCGATTGAATATATTTTCATTGATTAATGGTAGAAATTACTCGAAGTTTATTTGAGCGAATTTTTGTCAGTAATTGATGAGCCAGAATTAAGTACTTTGTCTTAACTAAAGTACAAAATGATTTTAACTGAAGAGTTTGATCATGGCTCAGATTGAACGCTGGCGGCAGGCTTAACACATGCAAGTCGAGCGGGGATAGGGTGCTTGCACCTGATTCTTAGCGGCGGACGGGTGAGTAATGCTTAGGAATCTGCCTATTAGTGGGGGACAACGTTTCGAAAGGGACGCTAATACCGCATACGCCCTACGGGGGAAAGCAGGGGATCTTCGGACCTTGCGCTAATAGATGAGCCTAAGTCGGATTAGCTAGTTGGTGGGGTAAAGGCCTACCAAGGCGACGATCTGTAGCGGGTCTGAGAGGATGATCCGCCACACTGGGACTGAGACACGGCCCAGACTCCTACGGGAGGCAGCAGTGGGGAATATTGGACAATGGAGGCAACTCTGATCCAGCCATGCCGCGTGTGTGAAGAAGGCCTTTTGGTTGTAAAGCACTTTAAGCGAGGAGGAGGCTCCCTTGGTTAATACCCAAGGTGAGTGGACGTTACTCGCAGAATAAGCACCGGCTAACTCTGTGCCAGCAGCCGCGGTAATACAGAGGGTGCAAGCGTTAATCGGATTTACTGGGCGTAAAGCGCGCGTAGGCGGCTTTTTAAGTCGGATGTGAAATCCCCGAGCTTAACTTGGGAATTGCATTCGATACTGGGAAGCTAGAGTATGGGAGAGGATGGTAGAATTCCAGGTGTAGCGGTGAAATGCGTAGAGATCTGGAGGAATACCGATGGCGAAGGCAGCCATCTGGCCTAATACTGACGCTGAGGTGCGAAAGCATGGGGAGCAAACAGGATTAGATACCCTGGTAGTCCATGCCGTAAACGATGTCTACTAGCCGTTGGGGCCTTTGAGGCTTTAGTGGCGCAGCTAACGCGATAAGTAGACCGCCTGGGGAGTACGGTCGCAAGACTAAAACTCAAATGAATTGACGGGGGCCCGCACAAGCGGTGGAGCATGTGGTTTAATTCGATGCAACGCGAAGAACCTTACCTGGCCTTGACATACTAAGAACTTTCCAGAGATGGATTGGTGCCTTCGGGAACTTAGATACAGGTGCTGCATGGCTGTCGTCAGCTCGTGTCGTGAGATGTTGGGTTAAGTCCCGCAACGAGCGCAACCCTTTTCCTTACTTGCCAGCATTTCGGATGGGAACTTTAAGGATACTGCCAGTGACAAACTGGAGGAAGGCGGGGACGACGTCAAGTCATCATGGCCCTTACGGCCAGGGCTACACACGTGCTACAATGGTCGGTACAAAGGGTTGCTACTGCGCGAGCAGATGCTAATCTCAAAAAGCCGATCGTAGTCCGGATCGCAGTCTGCAACTCGACTGCGTGAAGTCGGAATCGCTAGTAATCGCGGATCAGAATGCCGCGGTGAATACGTTCCCGGGCCTTGTACACACCGCCCGTCACACCATGGGAGTTTGTTGCACCAGAAGTAGGTAGTCTAACCGTAAGGAGGACGCTTACCACGGTGTGGCCGATGACTGGGGTGAAGTCGTAACAAGGTAGCCGTAGGGGAACCTGCGGCTGGATCACCTCCTTAACGAAAGATTGACGATCGGTAAGAATCCACAACAAGTTGTTCTTCATGACGATGTATCTGAGGGTCTGTAGCTCAGTTGGTTAGAGCACACGCTTGATAAGCGTGGGGTCACAAGTTCAAGTCTTGTCAGACCCACCATGACATACTTTAGATACATTGACTTATTGATAAGCTGGGGACTTAGCTTAGTTGGTAGAGCGCCTGCTTTGCACGCAGGAGGTCAGGAGTTCGACTCTCCTAGTCTCCACCACGTATTCGTTCGAATACGTAATAAGCAAACAGTTTGATAGCTTATAGAGATTAGTGAAATGGAAGCGTATACTACGCACCACTTACTAATCTCTGTGATTTATCACAGTAACGTAGTCTGACGAAGATACGTTAAATCATTAACAGAATATATTTGAGTTGAAATAATTTGTTCAATCTCATAAGAGAGCGGAAACGACACAACTTTGGTTGTGAAGTTGAAGTGATTGAATGAGAACTAGCGAAATTAACTGAATCAAGCGTTTTGGTACGTGAATCTAATTGAAGCTGTACGGTGCTTAAGTGCACAGAACAACAAACTGTAAGAGAAGCCAGTTTACTGGTGGAACTTGTTGCTACACTGACTTGTAGGTGTAACGACTGTTTGGGGTTGTATAGTCAAGTAATTAAGTGCATGTGGTGGATGCCTTGGCAGTCAGAGGCGATGAAAGACGTGATAGCCTGCGAAAAGCTTCGGGGAGGCGGCAAATATCCTGTGATCCGGAGATGTCTGAATGGGGAAACCCACCGGCTATAAGGTCGGTATCATAAACTGAATACATAGGTTTATGAGGCGAACGCGGAGAAGTGAAACATCTCAGTACCCGTAGGAAAAGAAATCAATTGAGATTCCCTCAGTAGCGGCGAGCGAACGGGGAACAGCCCATTAAGTCATATCAGTTTTAGTGGAATGCTCTGGGAAGTGCAACCATAGTGGGTGATAGTCCTGTACACGAAAGGGCTGATATGATGATGTCGAGTAGGGCGAGGCACGTGAAACCTTGTCTGAATATGGGGGGACCATCCTCCAAGGCTAAATACTCCTGACTGACCGATAGTGAACCAGTACCGTGAGGGAAAGGCGAAAAGAACCCCTGTGAGGGGAGTGAAATAGATCCTGAAACCGCATGCATACAAGCAGTGGGAGCCCTTCGGGGTGACTGCGTACCTTTTGTATAATGGGTCAGCGACTTACATTCAGTAGCGAGGTTAACCGTGTAGGGGAGCCGTAGAGAAATCGAGTCTTAATAGGGCGTATAGTTGCTGGGTGTAGACCCGAAACCGGGTGATCTATCCATGAGCAGGTTGAAGGTTGGGTAACACTAACTGGAGGACCGAACCCACTGTCGTTGAAAAGCCAGGGGATGACTTGTGGATAGGGGTGAAAGGCTAATCAAACTCGGTGATAGCTGGTTCTCCCCGAAAGCTATTTAGGTAGCGCCTCGGACGAATACCATTGGGGGTAGAGCACTGTTTCGGCTAGGGGGTCATCCCGACTTACCAAACCGATGCAAACTCCGAATACCAATGAGTACTATCCGGGAGACAGACTGCGGGTGCTAACGTCCGTAGTCAAGAGGAAAACAATCCAGACCGCCAGCTAAGGTCCCAAAATCATAGTTAAGTGGGAAACGATGTGGGAAGGCATAGACAGCTAGGAGGTTGGCTTAGAAGCAGCCACCCTTTAAAGAAAGCGTAATAGCTCACTAGTCGAGTCGGCCTGCGCGGAAGATGTAACGGGGCTAAAACTATGTACCGAAGCTGCGGATTTACGCTTATGCGTAAGTGGTAGGGGAGCGTTCTGTAAGCCAATGAAGGTGTGTTGAGAAGCATGCTGGAGGTATCAGAAGTGCGAATGCTGACGTGAGTAACGACAAAACGGGTGAAAAACCCGTTCGCTGAAAGACCAAGGGTTCCAGTCCAACGTTAATCGGGGCTGGGTGAGTCGACCCCTAAGGCGAGGCCGAGAGGCGTAGTCGATGGGAAATTGGTTAATATTCCAATACTTCAGTGTAATGCGATGAGAGGACGGAGAAGGTTAAGTCAGCCTGGCGTTGGTTGTCCAGGTGGAAGGAAGTAGGCATGCATCTTAGGCAAATCCGGGGTGCTCTATGCTGAGATCTGATAGCAAGCCAGTTTACTGGTGAAGTGGCTGATACCATACTTCCAGGAAAAGTCTCTAAGCTTCAGTTACACTGGAATCGTACCCGAAACCGACACAGGTGGTCAGGTCGAGTAGACCAAAGCGCTTGAGAGAACTCTGCTGAAGGAACTAGGCAAAATGGTACCGTAACTTCGGGAGAAGGTACGCTGTCGATGGTGATAGGACTTGCTCCTTGAGCTGTTGACAGCCTCAGAAACCAGGCCGCTGCAACTGTTTATTAAAAACATAGCACTCTGCAAACACGAAAGTGGACGTATAGGGTGTGATGCCTGCCCGGTGCTGGAAGGTTAATTGATGGGGTTAGCGTAAGCGAAGCTCTTGATCGAAGCCCCAGTAAACGGCGGCCGTAACTATAACGGTCCTAAGGTAGCGAAATTCCTTGTCGGGTAAGTTCCGACCTGCACGAATGGCATAATGATGGCGGCGCTGTCTCCAGCAGAGGCTCAGTGAAATCGAATTCGCCGTGAAGATGCGGTGTACCCGCGGCTAGACGGAAAGACCCCGTGAACCTTTACTGCAGCTTGACACTGAACTTTGATCTTACTTGTGTAGGATAGGTGGGAGGCTTTGAAGTAGCGACGCTAGTTGCTATGGAGCCAATCTTGAAATACCACCCTGGTAATATTGAGGTTCTAACTCTGTCCCGTAATCCGGGACGAGGACCGTGTCTGGTGGGTAGTTTGACTGGGGCGGTCTCCTCCTAAAGAGTAACGGAGGAGTACGAAGGTGCGCTCAGCGTGGTCGGAAATCACGCGTAGAGTATAAAGGCAAAAGCGCGCTTAACTGCGAGACCCACAAGTCGAGCAGGTACGAAAGTAGGTCTTAGTGATCCGGTGGTTCTGTATGGAAGGGCCATCGCTCAACGGATAAAAGGTACTCTGGGGATAACAGGCTGATACCGCCCAAGAGTTCATATCGACGGCGGTGTTTGGCACCTCGATGTCGGCTCATCTCATCCTGGGGCTGAAGCAGGTCCCAAGGGTATGGCTGTTCGCCATTTAAAGAGGTACGCGAGCTGGGTTTAGAACGTCGTGAGACAGTTCGGTCCCTATCTACCGTGGGCGCTGGAAATTTGAGAGGATCTGCTCCTAGTACGAGAGGACCAGAGTGGACGAACCTCTGGTGTACCGGTTGTGACGCCAGTCGCATCGCCGGGTAGCTATGTTCGGAAGGGATAACCGCTGAAAGCATCTAAGCGGGAAGCCTACCTCAAGATTAGATTTCCCTTGGACTTTATGTCCTCTAAAGAGCCGTTCGAGACTAGGACGTTGATAGGTTGGGTGTGGAAGTGCAGTGATGCATGAAGCTGACCAATACTAATTGCTCGTGAGGCTTGACTATACAACGCCCAAGCAGTTGTATACAAAGCAACAATTGATTCATAAAGCATCAAAGCAACTTGATTTAGTTGAAATGCTAGATACAATGTTCAACTCAGATTATCCTGTTAATAACTCATTTGGAAAAAACCTTGGCGCAAACCTAAGACCAAGCGAGTATCCATCCCAGTTGTGCTGGCGACCATAGCAAGAGTGAACCACCTGATCCCTTCCCGAACTCAGAAGTGAAACCTCTTCGCGCTGATGGTAGTGTGGCGTTTGCCATGTGAGAGTAAGTCATCGCCAGCTCATTATTCCAGACACCCCCTGACTAGTGCAGGGGGTGTTTTTTTATGCATGGATTTTTTATTTTCCGAAATAAAAAAACCAGCACAAGGCTGGTTTTTTATGAGGTAGATTGCTTAAGCAAATATTTTCAGTACTGCATCGACAAGTACCCACAGGATTGCAATGGCAACGATTGGTTCTACAATTTTAGACCAGGTTGGTGCATTGACTACAGTGACTTCTTCAACGTCATGTTCCTGGTGGTGAGTATTCTGGCTGACCATCTGATTAAACTCCTTCATCGTTGCCTCCAATGATATATCTTCTTGTGGCACGGGTTTAGAGCCTTTCAGTTCTAATAGGTTATTTGTTGTCCAAACCCAATCATCTGCCTGACCGGAAAGATGTTCGATCTGGCCGTATAGCAATTCCTGAATACTGTTTAAATTGTGGTTGCCTGTATCATGTAATTGTTTGAGTTCGAGCAACTGTAATTTAAAAATTTCAAACAGACTTTCTTCCTGTTCTGTACGGGAAAGTTTGGATTCATTTGAGGAAACTGTAGAAAGGTGACGGGCAATTTCCTGAATATAGAGATCATCAGGATGATTGATTTCGGTATAGATTTTCTTAGGGTCAAGACGCCATTCAGAGATGAGCTTGCCTAAAGTCAGTGCGCTGAGTTCAGTGATATAAGCGCGGCGTTCCTGCTTCGGATACTGACTTAGAAGCTCAGGCTTTTGAGTTTCTATCTGTTCAACAAAATATTGTACTAAATCAAAAGCCATTCACTTACTCCATTTTTATTTAATCTAATAACCTTAGGCTTGGTTTTTTCTTAGGTTGTTCGGTTTTTTCTTCAGTGGTTGATTTTAAAGCATCTTCTTCAATTTGTGTATGTTCATATTCATTTGGATCGAAGAATAAACCTTGACCGTTTTCACGCGCATAGATACCGAGTACTGCTGGCATAGGTACGTAAATATCACGTGATACGCCGCCAAAACGGGCAGAAAAGGTAATTGCATCATTGCTCATGTGTAGCGCATGTACAGCATGTGGCACGATATTCAGAATGATCTGACCATCCTTCACAAATTGCTCTGGAACCATGGTATTTGGGCGAGTTGCATCTACCAGCAGGTAAGGGGTCATATTGTTGTCACAGATCCATTCATAGATCGCACGGGCCATGTATGGACGTGTAGGCATAAGCTGGAATTCCTGTTCAGACATAATCTTTCTCTACGAATGTGTTAATAGGGATGAATAGCGGTTTTTTTCTTGTAGGGTCATCGATTTGATAAATGCTGGACGACTAAAAATCCGCTGACAATATAAATGGAATGGACGGCATTGCTGTTGAGGTAATTCTATACCCATACTCGGCAAACGGATAAATATTGGTGCCAGCATGCAATCCAGGATGCTGAATTGTTCAGACATGAAATAAGGAAAATGCTGAAATAACGGCATCAATGAAATTAGGATATCGCGTAGCTGTTTTTGCGCTTTTGCTTTTGCAGCTGAATCTAGAGTATCCGGGTGTTTGAGCATAATATCCGCTAGCTTTAGCCAGTCATGTTCAAAGCGCCACAGGTACTGTCGTTGCTCTGCACGCGGCATCGGCGCGTCAGCATACAGCTTATTCTGCCGGTAACGGTCATCAATATATTCAGAGATAATCGGGGTGATAAACAATTTTAGATCATTTTCGATCAGCATGGGCAGCTGATTATAAGGATTCAGGCTGGCCAGATCTTCATCATCGTGATCCACTAAAATCAGGTTATATTTAATCTGTTTTTCGGCAAGTACGTAGCGAATCCAATGGGAACGAAAGTCATCGGCATGGCTGTATAAGGTGAGTCCTTGAAGAGGCGCGCTTTCGACTGACATAAATCCTGAGTATATTTTAGTGAGTAAAATAGGATACTAAAAATCAACCTAAAAAGCACGAAGCATAAAACATCATTGGGCGTTAAGCTGGGTAGAGTATTAGAAAAAAATGTATGGAGTAGAACAAGATGATGATCAAACTGGCGTTGATTCTGCTACTGATTTTAATTGGTGTGATTAACTATTATTTAACCAAGTCCTTCTGGTGCCATGAAGGGGTATGGGGCAAAGACGTGCATGAACAATAAATAATGAGTGAATAAGTGGTTTTTTAAGAGATATAAAAAAACCCTGGATAAACCAGGGCTTTTTGTCCGATTCGGTAAACAGATTAACGTTTAGAGAATTGAGGACGTTTACGAGCTTTACGTAAACCAAGTTTCTTACGTTCAACTTCACGAGCATCACGAGTAACGAAACCAGCTTGACGAAGAGCAGGTTTAAGAGTTTCGTCAGCAGCGATCAGCGCACGAGTGATACCGTGACGGATAGCGCCTGCTTGACCACCGATACCACCACCAGCAACAGTGATGTAAAGGTCATATTTTTCAGTCGCTTCAAGAAGCTCAAGTGGTTGACGAACAACCATACGAGCAGTCTCACGACCGAAGTATTGTTCTAGAGAACGGTTGTTGATTACGAGTTTACCAGTACCAGCAGATAGGAAAACACGTGCAGTTGCGGTCTTACGGCGACCTGTACCATAGTTAGTAGCCATGTGCTGTATCCCTTAGATGTCCAAAACTTGTGGCTGTTGAGCTGTGTGAGGATGCTCAGCACCAGCGTACACTTTCATTTTCTTGATCATTGCATAACCAAGAGGACCTTTTGGCAACATACCTTTTACAGCGCGTTGGAAGATTTCTTCTGGTTTGTGAGCAACTAATTTTTCAAAGTTAGTTTCACGGATACCACCAGGGAAACCAGTGTGGCGATAGTATTTCTTGTCAAGCGGTTTGTTACCAGTTACTTGAACTTGCTCAGCGTTAATAACAACGATGTAATCACCAGTGTCAACGTGAGGAGTATAAGAAGTTTTGTGCTTACCGCGTAAACGACGAGCGATTTCAGTCGCGAGACGACCTAAAGTTTTGCCAGAAGCATCAACAACGTACCAGTCGTGTTGAACTTCAGCTGGCTTAGCGCTGAGAGTTTTCATTAAACCACTACCTATTATAGTTGGTTTGGACTATGGAAGCTGTCCAAACAAAAAGGAGACGAGATTCTAAACGAATACGTGAAGAATCACAAATGAAAATTAAAAATTTCAAGCGCTGTATTTTAATCAATCTCTTTGGCGAAGGGAAGGAAAAATCAACAAGAACGATGAAAAACTGACAAGATATTTGTAACTTGGCTTTTTACCCATGAATAGCCTTCATTATCAAAGGCAAAACAGATTGCTGTACGCAGGTAATAGGGAATGAGGCTATAATATTGAACAGCTTAGAGAATCGAGATGAAGATGCTGCCTTTATATGTCACCAGTGGTGAACCTGCCGGAATTGGTCCTGATATCTGCCTGAGTCTGGCCGATCGTGTTGATGAGCGTCCAGTGGTGGTGCTGGCAGATAAGGAAATGTTAGGTGCGCGTGCCCAGCAGTTAAACCTTGACGTTAAATTGGTGGCTTATCAAGAGCAAACGACTTCTTC is from Acinetobacter sp. ANC 7912 and encodes:
- a CDS encoding ClpXP protease specificity-enhancing factor: MSEQEFQLMPTRPYMARAIYEWICDNNMTPYLLVDATRPNTMVPEQFVKDGQIILNIVPHAVHALHMSNDAITFSARFGGVSRDIYVPMPAVLGIYARENGQGLFFDPNEYEHTQIEEDALKSTTEEKTEQPKKKPSLRLLD
- a CDS encoding glutathione S-transferase N-terminal domain-containing protein, with translation MSVESAPLQGLTLYSHADDFRSHWIRYVLAEKQIKYNLILVDHDDEDLASLNPYNQLPMLIENDLKLFITPIISEYIDDRYRQNKLYADAPMPRAEQRQYLWRFEHDWLKLADIMLKHPDTLDSAAKAKAQKQLRDILISLMPLFQHFPYFMSEQFSILDCMLAPIFIRLPSMGIELPQQQCRPFHLYCQRIFSRPAFIKSMTLQEKNRYSSLLTHS
- the rpsI gene encoding 30S ribosomal protein S9 — translated: MATNYGTGRRKTATARVFLSAGTGKLVINNRSLEQYFGRETARMVVRQPLELLEATEKYDLYITVAGGGIGGQAGAIRHGITRALIAADETLKPALRQAGFVTRDAREVERKKLGLRKARKRPQFSKR
- the rplM gene encoding 50S ribosomal protein L13; amino-acid sequence: MKTLSAKPAEVQHDWYVVDASGKTLGRLATEIARRLRGKHKTSYTPHVDTGDYIVVINAEQVQVTGNKPLDKKYYRHTGFPGGIRETNFEKLVAHKPEEIFQRAVKGMLPKGPLGYAMIKKMKVYAGAEHPHTAQQPQVLDI